One genomic segment of Catalinimonas alkaloidigena includes these proteins:
- a CDS encoding gliding motility-associated C-terminal domain-containing protein encodes MLITDLYTRNGVVYLYSTDSDWKTGNISYIALDPPHDPSYRARDFGRSLDVSEDLLVIGAPGSDSGRGRVFVYKDMSSSNWTNLQHQATLTSSSLTEQNPYFGYRVKIMKGNIFVQSKVPYSLKIFQFKPRAIWQDTISDTTFYLSNTSPYPLANNLIAHDSTLLFIAKTEDQIKAYSFRLTPENTVLTQEAPQLLYTEKYFRYSPSKVDVDSNGNLAIGYENDPTGIHNGGAVWVIPKPLDQWMFSQKSEVTTTYFSTSQDYFGHSLLKVKDRLFVGAPRDKRSYFSSGSVQVYRKDAMGWQKEHEILADSGSLSLGNSFQFQNDTLYATDKNSIRLYKKESDWQSWSSLKKISLPDSLTITNFGDNIKIEGSLLVTTGQVHLPKMAIKNALFIFEKSHHKWEYQQFYLLHNSNPLDKQFAVSLDIHKQTILAVDREGFIIEKNENGLWETTAKLIPNAPPNGHRFGHSVILKHNLALIGASGFGERYEYNKGIVYVFQKTDSSWQTTYEHQVIRPKEPLEQERFGTSMALMGDKLAIGAPVVNYVYDKANFTEVPGSVYIFQVLDSSFNQFIELAKIQGDMNTLGDLYGQSLLMENDTLIVGAPLDSHENGSWGGAVYHTPITALMAINENSIVETYCATDTLVYLEVNVTGGVWKGAGIIDSQSGTFSPIKAGAGEYKLLYQTHDCSYRELRTVKVLPQPHIEFQHDKELWLCNEEYIPLSIAPMDSLNYQWFYLAEDSSKPKALESDTSQIQVNQPGKYWIRIHSQCSWPNSDSIEISRPQAPVLQLPAQQYACDPSPILSIDNFNQNYTYRLYWQNSYGDFLQFQEIDRAEYHISRPGSYQLLSNFNSCEWTSETFTILKEIEDFNITTEAANTESCYQDQWFKAPQGEQYSYSWKCYPEEDDQATTIGSAYKVLADKTGYYEVTIYYVQCSWASDKQYFIRKEIDGLAVTPEATEIEACAQELWLEAPLQEGFTYTWNYYSEEGEIPIAIGNENKLLIELTGYYELNIRYGLCDWKSEKKYVKIHEPTVIEEMGNVITPNGDGVNDTFGIPLNNTIKYELSIFNRLGKLVFQTQDPNARWGESCAAGVYVWNLSYQNICDQSPTHKKGMLSIVRRKN; translated from the coding sequence TTGCTTATCACTGATCTGTATACACGTAATGGCGTAGTGTACTTATACTCTACAGATTCTGACTGGAAAACTGGAAATATAAGCTATATAGCTCTGGATCCGCCACATGACCCTTCCTACAGGGCTAGAGATTTTGGCCGAAGTTTAGATGTTAGCGAAGACTTGCTAGTAATTGGGGCTCCTGGTTCTGACAGTGGTCGTGGTCGTGTTTTTGTTTATAAAGATATGAGCAGCAGTAACTGGACTAACTTGCAACACCAGGCAACGCTGACTTCTTCTTCACTGACAGAACAGAACCCTTATTTTGGTTACAGAGTGAAAATCATGAAAGGGAATATTTTTGTTCAGTCCAAAGTTCCCTATTCTCTTAAAATCTTTCAATTTAAACCTCGAGCAATTTGGCAGGATACTATTTCTGATACTACTTTTTACCTCTCTAATACATCTCCCTATCCTCTAGCCAATAATTTAATTGCTCATGATTCCACATTACTATTTATTGCCAAAACTGAGGACCAAATCAAAGCATATTCTTTTCGCTTGACACCTGAGAACACTGTGCTTACACAAGAAGCTCCCCAGCTTCTGTATACCGAAAAGTATTTTCGCTATTCACCCAGTAAGGTGGATGTGGACAGTAACGGCAATTTAGCCATAGGCTACGAAAATGATCCTACGGGCATCCATAATGGAGGAGCTGTTTGGGTAATTCCTAAACCATTAGATCAATGGATGTTTAGCCAAAAAAGTGAAGTTACTACTACTTATTTTTCTACTTCCCAGGATTATTTTGGACACTCCTTACTCAAAGTGAAAGATCGTTTATTCGTAGGGGCGCCTCGGGATAAACGAAGCTACTTCTCCTCGGGATCGGTGCAAGTGTATAGAAAAGATGCTATGGGCTGGCAAAAAGAACACGAAATTCTTGCGGACTCAGGTTCCTTAAGTCTGGGAAATTCTTTTCAATTTCAAAATGACACCTTGTATGCTACAGATAAAAACTCCATCAGGCTTTATAAAAAAGAAAGCGATTGGCAAAGTTGGTCATCATTAAAAAAAATTAGTCTTCCTGACTCACTCACAATAACTAATTTTGGAGATAATATCAAAATTGAAGGCTCATTATTAGTAACCACCGGTCAGGTACATCTTCCTAAAATGGCTATTAAAAACGCGCTTTTTATATTTGAGAAAAGCCACCATAAGTGGGAGTATCAACAGTTTTACCTTTTACACAACTCGAACCCTCTGGATAAACAATTCGCAGTATCATTAGACATACATAAGCAAACTATACTTGCCGTTGATAGAGAAGGGTTTATCATTGAGAAAAACGAGAATGGCCTATGGGAAACTACCGCTAAACTTATCCCTAATGCCCCTCCAAATGGTCACCGATTTGGACATTCGGTAATTTTGAAGCACAATCTAGCACTCATAGGTGCCAGTGGCTTTGGAGAAAGATATGAATACAATAAGGGAATCGTATATGTTTTTCAGAAAACTGACTCAAGCTGGCAAACAACTTACGAGCACCAAGTCATCCGGCCTAAGGAGCCACTTGAACAGGAACGCTTTGGGACTTCCATGGCTCTCATGGGAGATAAATTAGCCATTGGCGCTCCGGTAGTTAATTATGTTTATGATAAAGCAAATTTCACTGAAGTGCCTGGCTCAGTATATATCTTCCAGGTACTGGATTCCAGTTTCAACCAGTTCATAGAGTTGGCAAAGATACAGGGTGATATGAATACTCTCGGGGATTTATATGGACAATCCCTATTGATGGAAAATGATACTTTAATTGTAGGCGCTCCCCTTGACAGTCATGAAAATGGGAGTTGGGGAGGCGCAGTATATCATACGCCCATTACCGCATTGATGGCGATCAACGAGAATTCTATCGTTGAGACTTATTGTGCTACGGATACGCTGGTATACCTGGAAGTAAATGTAACTGGTGGGGTATGGAAGGGTGCAGGTATTATTGATTCTCAATCAGGCACTTTTAGTCCGATAAAAGCAGGAGCAGGAGAATACAAATTACTTTACCAAACACATGATTGTAGTTATAGGGAATTGAGAACAGTCAAAGTTTTACCTCAACCCCACATTGAGTTTCAGCATGATAAAGAATTATGGCTTTGCAATGAAGAGTATATCCCGCTTTCCATTGCCCCTATGGACTCACTTAACTATCAATGGTTTTATTTAGCGGAAGACTCAAGCAAACCTAAGGCATTAGAAAGTGACACCTCTCAGATTCAGGTTAACCAGCCCGGAAAATACTGGATACGTATACACAGTCAATGCTCATGGCCAAATTCCGATAGTATAGAAATAAGTAGGCCTCAAGCTCCTGTTTTACAGCTTCCCGCTCAGCAATATGCCTGCGATCCCTCCCCCATACTGAGTATTGACAACTTTAATCAGAACTATACTTATCGCCTATACTGGCAAAACAGCTATGGTGACTTTCTACAATTTCAGGAAATAGACAGAGCAGAATACCATATAAGTAGACCAGGTAGCTATCAATTGTTAAGCAACTTTAACTCCTGCGAGTGGACGTCTGAAACTTTTACTATACTGAAAGAAATTGAGGACTTTAATATTACAACTGAAGCTGCCAACACAGAAAGCTGTTATCAGGATCAGTGGTTCAAAGCACCTCAGGGAGAACAATATAGCTATAGCTGGAAATGCTATCCTGAAGAAGATGACCAGGCAACTACTATAGGCAGTGCCTATAAAGTACTGGCTGACAAAACTGGCTATTATGAAGTCACTATCTATTATGTCCAGTGTAGCTGGGCTTCCGACAAACAATACTTTATCAGAAAAGAAATAGACGGGCTGGCTGTGACTCCGGAAGCCACTGAGATAGAAGCCTGCGCACAGGAACTCTGGCTGGAAGCACCGCTTCAGGAGGGCTTTACATATACCTGGAACTACTACAGTGAAGAAGGTGAAATACCTATTGCCATAGGAAATGAAAACAAACTACTAATAGAATTGACTGGATATTATGAACTTAATATCCGCTACGGGCTGTGTGACTGGAAGTCTGAAAAGAAGTACGTTAAAATACACGAGCCCACCGTCATAGAAGAAATGGGCAATGTAATTACGCCTAATGGCGATGGAGTCAATGATACCTTTGGCATTCCGTTGAATAACACCATCAAATACGAGCTTTCTATTTTCAACAGGCTGGGAAAGCTGGTATTCCAAACGCAAGATCCTAATGCCCGTTGGGGTGAAAGTTGCGCTGCGGGTGTATATGTATGGAACCTAAGCTATCAAAATATTTGTGATCAATCCCCAACGCACAAGAAAGGAATGCTATCGATTGTCAGAAGAAAAAACTGA
- a CDS encoding site-specific integrase, which produces MAKVKEVTVKIVAPKYRKKSDGKLPIYLRVVYDRDKKEYSIKLSTTETNFDNATGRYKKDKEGNIKLNAIQTKAEAIISELQSEGKFSFYQFEEKLFGRETKHTVYTYLQSIADAFEEEGRLGTARPYKNVLSELKKYTRNRSLKFEDITVAFLQKFERSLKLKGVKQTSISIYLRSLRAAYNRAIREKIVKQDFYPFKEFKIRNGSSQKIALSKNDMLRIIDYPAELNSEQKDCINFFALSYYLRGMNFTDMCKLRWDTNFFDGRLVYERQKTERSNQNPSKISIEVKDHIAKIIQEYADNDPYILPVLAPGITHKTERYRIHGWLKKINCHIRTIAEELQIPEHEKLTFYTARHTYATVLKFNGVSVEQISESLGHSSINTTKNYLRSFGDEVLDKNDDYLT; this is translated from the coding sequence ATGGCGAAGGTAAAAGAAGTCACCGTAAAAATAGTAGCTCCAAAGTACCGGAAGAAGAGCGATGGAAAACTGCCCATTTATCTTAGGGTTGTTTATGACCGGGATAAAAAAGAATATTCCATCAAGTTGTCAACCACCGAGACTAATTTTGATAATGCTACTGGACGTTACAAAAAAGATAAAGAAGGTAACATCAAACTAAATGCTATCCAGACTAAGGCAGAGGCTATCATCAGTGAATTACAGAGTGAAGGTAAATTCTCTTTTTACCAATTTGAGGAAAAGCTATTTGGCAGAGAAACTAAGCACACCGTATATACCTATTTGCAAAGTATTGCTGATGCTTTTGAAGAAGAAGGAAGGTTAGGTACTGCCAGACCCTACAAAAACGTATTATCTGAACTTAAGAAATACACCAGAAACAGGAGTCTTAAGTTTGAAGATATAACAGTAGCCTTTCTGCAAAAATTTGAAAGATCATTAAAACTCAAAGGAGTAAAGCAAACCAGCATAAGTATCTACTTAAGATCGCTAAGAGCAGCTTACAATAGAGCCATCAGGGAAAAAATAGTAAAGCAGGATTTTTACCCTTTTAAAGAATTCAAAATCAGGAATGGTTCTTCACAAAAAATTGCGCTCTCAAAAAATGATATGTTACGAATCATCGACTATCCTGCTGAGCTAAATTCTGAACAGAAAGATTGTATTAATTTTTTCGCACTCTCTTATTATCTCAGAGGTATGAACTTTACAGATATGTGTAAGCTAAGGTGGGATACAAATTTCTTTGATGGAAGGTTAGTTTATGAACGACAGAAAACAGAAAGAAGCAATCAAAATCCTTCCAAGATTAGTATTGAAGTAAAAGATCATATTGCTAAAATCATTCAGGAGTATGCTGATAATGACCCTTACATTTTGCCTGTTTTAGCCCCAGGAATAACGCACAAAACAGAAAGGTATCGTATTCATGGGTGGTTAAAGAAAATTAATTGTCATATTCGTACTATCGCTGAGGAACTGCAAATCCCTGAGCATGAAAAGTTAACCTTCTATACCGCACGACATACCTATGCAACCGTACTAAAATTTAATGGAGTATCAGTTGAGCAAATTTCTGAAAGTCTTGGTCATTCAAGTATTAATACCACCAAGAATTATCTACGCTCATTCGGAGACGAGGTATTAGATAAAAACGATGATTATTTGACTTAG